AGTCATCTGTTTCTTTTAATATTTGGCATAATGCTTCTTCAAATAATAATGAAACAGCTCTATGATCTGGATGTGCATCAAAATCAACACAGTATATTTGTTCTGGTAAATGATCATAAATCAAGTCTTTTATGTTGTTTATAATGTTTGTCCGTGTATAAATGGATGGACATCCATGTTTTTTGGTGGCATAATCTGGATGTTCAGGTGTGCCATAGGTCTCTTTCTTGCCTATTGATGAAAATATAAGTTCATTAGATGAAGCATGATAGATGTGAGTATATTTAGTTTGACTCCATGCATTACCATACCCCAAGAAGTATATATTGCTTTCTTTTACACCTAAAACTTTACAAGAATTTATTCCTTCTTTAGTTCTTTTAGAAGTTTGATTATAAATATCTGCATTTATTGCAAAAATAACTATTACATTACAATTATTTTCGACTAAATTTTTTATTACAGCTCCAGCTACATTAATTTCATCATCCTGATGTGGTATAATAATCATTGCTGTATTACAGTGCTTATTTAAATCAGAAAAATAACTATTCTGAAAATTATTGCCATAATTTAATTTCATAGAAGATAAAACTATTGGTATAATTATTCCTAAAATACTTACAAAGCAAATAATTACTATTATTCCTTCCATTATTTATATTTATTTCTATATGAATTATGAAAAATTATTATGGAGACAATTTTGTTCATCAGATGTTTCAATTAAGACTTTATTCATTTGATTAGTCCAGGATAAATGTTGAACTGAATTTCTAATATTAGTTGGACTGATGTTTAGGGCATAAAAAAAATTAATCAATATTTTAATGTCGGTAGGGGAATCGTCAGCTGGAGCTTTAAGTATGTATGGCATACCATCAAAATCATCATCAATTTCAGAATAAATAAATGGGATCCCTCTTGCTGCATATTCTCTATTTTTAAGAGTTTTTATATTGGTTATTCCACTGCGGTGGCGCCCTAAACTTGCGATACCAAAATCTGCATCTTCAAAAATATCATCAAGAGCTTCACCAAATAATTGTCCGTGAAAAATAATTTGTTTTTCTATTCCATACCTTTCAATTATCTCTTTAAAAACAGGCATTTCGGATTCTTCTCCAACTCCACCAACAATATGAAAAAAAACATCACGATCATGCTTTTGCTGATAATACTCTCCAATGCCAGCTATTACACGGTCAAATCCATGCCAATAATGCACCTCGGCTACTCCGATGAGATTGAACGAATTTGGATTTTTACGCAAAAACTTTTTTATGGGTGTTGAGTCAAAATCTATTCCATTTGATATTTTGATCGTTTTTGTTCCGAAAATAGATTCACAATCAGAAAACGTGCAAATTCGATATAATTCATGAACTAAAGAACGGCGGAAAAGTTGATCCATTTTTAATTCCAATTGATCCTTAAACGAGAATCCTTTATATTCCTGATCATAAGGATAAGTAGGAATTTCCATTACCACCTTTATTCTTTGACTCTTTAATTTATGCATAAAATGGATTGTAAAAGGATTCGCATTATGATTGGAACGCATGTATACCATCTGAATGTTGTGTTCTACAATATATTTATAAATTGCGTTGTAACAAATCCGTTTTTTTAATGAAGCCAGTTTCCCGCAACCATAATCCTCCAATATTTCATTATTGATCATTCTGCAACGGTGTCCATTTGGCAGTACATCATAGTGGCATAGGTCTACTTGATGTCCGTTATTTCGTAAACCTTTAACCTGATTGACTATTTTTTTGCTAATTCCGCTTGATTCTGAAAATCCATGAAATACTAGGAATAAGATTTTCATTTTTGATTATTTTTTAATGATTCAAAAAGTGTAACCCATTTCTGCATTACAATATCCGGAGTATATCGTTTTATGCTTCTCTTTGCTGCTACTTCCATGCTTATTCTAATTTCTTTATGTTTAATTAAATAACAGATCTTTTCAGTAAGTTCTTTAATATATCCATTTATATATATGCTATCTTTATTAATTATCTGTGTTTTTTGTGTTATACAAAGATATACTTTTTTTCATATTATTTTTCTATATAGCTAATTTTGTAGAATCTTTAATTGTTTTTTTTATGCATTTGTTAATAACTTTAATGATGTTTAATATTTGCTAATTGTCAATGTTCGTTAAGAATGATCTGTTTCTGGCTAGTTCTTAATATTTGTTCCAAGAAATTCTGTTATATTTGTTTTAAAACACTTTGAAAGATGAATGTTGCAATTGTTACATCGGGAATTTTGCCTGTGCCCCCTGTTAAAGGAGGTGCAGTTGAGAATTTAGTGAAATTTTATTTAGATTATAATGAAATACAGAATACTGATGTTGAATTTACTGTATATAGTGTTTTTGACGAAGGCTTTTCTAATAACACATATCAAGAGTACAAAAAAACAAGATTCGTTTTTATCAAGACCCATACTTTTTTTTCAAAGATAAGACAGCTCTTATTTAAATACACAAAGCGTAATTTATATTATCATCATTCCTGGGAATATTTTGTATCAGAGGTTTCTAACAGAATTAAACATGAAAGGTTTGATGCAATAGTTGTTGAGAATCGTCCGGGATTTGTTCTCCCATTATCAAAATGTTCTGATGCAAAATTAATACTTCACTTGCATAATGATATGCTGAATAAAGACACTAAAGATGCTTCTGAAATACTTAAATTATATACAAAGGTACTTACTGTTTCTAACTATATAAAAGAGAGAGTAGATACCATTATGCCAACTGATAAAGTTAAGGTGGTGTATAATGGCATTGATCTCGAAAAGTTTAAGAGTCCTTTTCATTCAGAAATTAATCGAAAGAACTTTCATTTATCTGAAGATGATTTTGTTGTTGTTTATACAGGTAGAATTGAATCTATAAAAGGGGTGAAAGAATTGCTTGAGGCTTTTTCATTGTTATCTGATTATGAGAAAATAAAACTTTTGATTGTTGGAGGAGGTAATGGTAATATTAATGAAGGCAAGTTTTTCTCAGAAATGAATGAATTAGCTTCTTCAATGCCTGAACAAGTTTTCTTTACGGGTTTTCAACCTTATGAGAAAATTTCATCAATTTTGAGCTTTTGCGATCTTGCTGTTGTTCCTTCAATATGGGAGGATCCTTTTCCTACAACTGTTTTAGAAAGTTTAGCTGCAGGATTACCTCTGATTGTAACTCGTTCTGGTGGAATTCCTGAGGCTGTCAATGAAAATTGTGCTATTATTCTCGAAAGAGATCATAATCTTATTACCAATATAGCAGAATCAGTTTTAAAATTATATAATGACAAATGTAAAAGGCATTTTATGTCAATTCATGCAAAGAATCGTTCTTTTTCTTTTGATAAAGAAAAGTATGCTTTTGACTTATTATCTGGATTGTAAAAATTATACTATTTTTTTATATTATTCCACAAAGATATTAATTTATCGTTGAGTCTTATTAGTAATAGTGCGATAATTAAATTATGCTTCCACATTTTTTTTAATAACCAATATCTTGTAAAATCGACCCTAATTGCAGCTGCATTAACTTTTGTTTTTTTTAGTGTTCTATAAAGAGTCATTATATTACAATTATTCTGCTTTAAAGATACAAAAATAAATTTCAGAATCATTGTGTCAATATATGATTGAAATCTCATTCTGTACTTAAATGTATCTAAGTCGATTATTGATTTACAAATATCAATAAACTTAGGTTTTTGAGTTGCTGAATTTTCATTTAAATAATAGCAGTAAAACATATTTGGGATTCGTTGCAATCTTTTGCATGAGCATATTATTGTTAGAATGAATATCTGGTCTTCTGCTAATTTTAAACCTTCAATAAAACGAATATTATTGTTGTCTATAATATCCCTTTTAAACATTGTGCCTCCTGCACAGACAGAAAATTTCCCCATATTGATATAATTATTTAAATCTAATATTGGTGTTTGTGCAGAATTAATTTCAAATATTTCTCCTTTATCATTAATTCTTTTATACGAGAACTGGATACAATCCAATGCATTTTTTGTAGCGTGCTTAAGAATTACTTCTAAGCATTTTTCTTCTATCCAATCATCCGAATCAACAAATGTAATCCATTCGCCGTTTGCTTTATCAAGCCCAACATTTCTTGCAGAACTTACTCCTTCATTTTTTTTATGAAATACACGTATTCTATTGTCTTTTTTTGTATATTCATCACAAATTTCTCCAGATTTATCTTTGCTTCCATCGTCAATTAAAAGGATCTCAAAATTAGAAAAAGTTTGTGATAGAATGCTATTGATACATCTTGATAAATATATTTCCACATTATATACAGGAATGATGATACTTATTTGGGGGAGATTTCTTTTCATTGTTTTAATATATACCTTTTATTGCTGAGATAGAATTATTTATCTATATTAGCTATCTTTTAATTGCTTATTTTATGTAACTTGTTTTATTTTTCAAACGATTTAGAATAATCATTTTTTTTATTCCGATAAATTTTATCAATAATAGTTTTATCTTTTGCTTTAGAGTTAATTGTGAATTAATTATTTGTCTGGTTTTAAACTTGAAATGATTAAATTGATTTTCATATATGCTATAATTGTAATTAGGATAATCAATTTCAGTGAATATAAAAGCAGAAATAATTCGGTAGAAATTATTTATTAGCTTTAAGCTGTATGTTTTTCTCTGTTTTAAAATTTCATTGACTTTTAACCATGCGTCATAGTGATCCAATTGTTTTTCAAGAGGTTGTTCTCTTTTTAATGGATAATCTCCATTACTTATCGACTCTTTTCTAATTAAGTAGGAATATTTCCCTTTATCTGATACATATAAATGGTGTACTCTTTCCGATATTTCAGGCAATATATATAAATCTTCATAGACTTTTCCATATGGAAATCTGATATTTTCAAAAATATGTCTTTTAAAGATTTTACTCCATACATTTGGGCCTTTATTTGACTCTAAAGCCCAATATCGAAAATTTTTTGAATACCCATATATATGATTAACAGGATCTGTTACTAATTCTATTCTATTATTATATACTTTTTGATATGGATATTCTAATACATCAATACTTATATCTTTGGATAAGATTTCCATATTGTCATAATATGTATCTATAGAGATACTATCGTCAGAGTCAACAAAAGTTATATATTTCCCTTTAGCAATATCAAGTCCAGCATTTCTGGCGGCACTCAAACCTTGGTTCTTCTGATGAATCACAATAACTCTGATATCCTCTTTTGCATAATCATCACAAATAGCCCCGCAATTATCAGGAGAACCATCGTCGATTAGAATTAATTCAAAATCAGTAAATGTTTGATTCAGAATGCTTGAAATGCATTTGTGTATATATTTTTCTACTTTATATACTGGTACTATTATGCTTAATGTTGGATTCATCTTCTTATTTTTTTTATCATACGATAGCTAAAATCTCTAATTCCCTTTGTGAATGTATACATCATTATGAAACTAATAATAGAATATATTGATGTAGTTATAAGTGCATATATAATCCATAATTTATAAGAACTTGCAGGGTTAATAGTTAGTATTGACTTAAAGATTATACGAGATAAAATCCATGCTGAAGTTATAATCAGAAAGTATTTAGAGAGAGTAAGCCAGTAACTCCACGAAGATGTTTTGAATCCTTTACTATATAAAAAGCAAGGTTTCCATATACATACAATAAGTGTCATACTGACCAGAGGTCCCATTAAAACACCTTCGATACCCCAAAAATATCCACAAATTATAGCTATACTTAGATTAAGAGTAGCCTCTGTTAAAGGTGCCCATACATCACTAAATAATCCATAGCCATAAAGATATTGATCAATAGTGCCTCGGGTTTGCATTATAAATGAGTTTGCAAGAATAAGGATCAATATTGATTTGTCCATAACATAATTATTTCCTAACCATAAAGAAATAAAAGGCTCAATTAAATGATACAAAGAAAAAATAAATGTTCCGGCTACAAAATAGCGAATGGATGTTAATTCCCAAAATATTTTTTTTATTTTCTTTTCATCTCCTTCTGCAACAAGGTTGCCAACACCTGCTCCCGTACTTCCTAAAATATTATTAATTAATCCGCTTATTTTATCTGTTATTAAGGTGTAATTAGAGTAAAAAGCAACTGATTTTAATGAAGAAAAGGCGAAAACTAGGAATGGAGAGGTTTGTGATAATACAAAGGTAGCTATTTTATGTACAAAAAGTTGTTTGGTGTATTTCATAACCTCCGGATATTGCTTGAACAAGAGTTTCCCTTTCTTTATATTAGTTGAAAGCCAGGGATATGTCTGATCAATTTTCTTATTAAGCACTATACTAAATAAGAATCCAAAAGCTAGTTCTATTATAACCCAGTAATAATAGTTTTTGGTGTAATAGGCAAGACACATCTGCACTAAAGATTTAATTACAAGAGATGTTTGAAGGTAGCCTACAATAACATAGTTTCTTTGATCGGCACCTAATAATGTTTCCCTATAATTTATAAAATAGCTAATTAAAGAAGAGGCAAGAAAAGAAAAGTATGCAAAATAAATAAGGCCTAAGTTAAAACTTGTTTTAGCGAATATTAATGGCAGAAAACATCCTAAAATTAATCCTACAGCGAGAATGATTAGTCCGATTTTTCTATAAATATATCCAAAAACAGATATTATTTCATTTATTTCATTGTGGCTATTTTCATAGATAGGCTTATAGAGCACATATCCTATGGCACTTCCGACGCCTAGTTCTGCTAAATTTAAGAAACCTAGAAGGTTTCCTATAGTACTTGTTAGTCCTACAAAATCAGCACCTAAGCAACCTAAAAATATTTTACGTGAAAAAAAAGACAGTGCCAAAGTTATAAAATAGAAAATCAGGTTAACTCTAGCGTTTAAAATGCTTTTATGTAATCTGGATTCTTTCATTTATCGTTTATTGATGAGTAAATGCTCCCATTGTTTATAAATATTGGCTGTATAAAATTGTTTAGAATACTCAATAGCATTGTAAGTTGTTGCTTCTAAGTT
This genomic interval from uncultured Bacteroides sp. contains the following:
- a CDS encoding glycosyltransferase, encoding MKILFLVFHGFSESSGISKKIVNQVKGLRNNGHQVDLCHYDVLPNGHRCRMINNEILEDYGCGKLASLKKRICYNAIYKYIVEHNIQMVYMRSNHNANPFTIHFMHKLKSQRIKVVMEIPTYPYDQEYKGFSFKDQLELKMDQLFRRSLVHELYRICTFSDCESIFGTKTIKISNGIDFDSTPIKKFLRKNPNSFNLIGVAEVHYWHGFDRVIAGIGEYYQQKHDRDVFFHIVGGVGEESEMPVFKEIIERYGIEKQIIFHGQLFGEALDDIFEDADFGIASLGRHRSGITNIKTLKNREYAARGIPFIYSEIDDDFDGMPYILKAPADDSPTDIKILINFFYALNISPTNIRNSVQHLSWTNQMNKVLIETSDEQNCLHNNFS
- a CDS encoding glycosyltransferase family 4 protein; the protein is MNVAIVTSGILPVPPVKGGAVENLVKFYLDYNEIQNTDVEFTVYSVFDEGFSNNTYQEYKKTRFVFIKTHTFFSKIRQLLFKYTKRNLYYHHSWEYFVSEVSNRIKHERFDAIVVENRPGFVLPLSKCSDAKLILHLHNDMLNKDTKDASEILKLYTKVLTVSNYIKERVDTIMPTDKVKVVYNGIDLEKFKSPFHSEINRKNFHLSEDDFVVVYTGRIESIKGVKELLEAFSLLSDYEKIKLLIVGGGNGNINEGKFFSEMNELASSMPEQVFFTGFQPYEKISSILSFCDLAVVPSIWEDPFPTTVLESLAAGLPLIVTRSGGIPEAVNENCAIILERDHNLITNIAESVLKLYNDKCKRHFMSIHAKNRSFSFDKEKYAFDLLSGL
- a CDS encoding glycosyltransferase, which codes for MKRNLPQISIIIPVYNVEIYLSRCINSILSQTFSNFEILLIDDGSKDKSGEICDEYTKKDNRIRVFHKKNEGVSSARNVGLDKANGEWITFVDSDDWIEEKCLEVILKHATKNALDCIQFSYKRINDKGEIFEINSAQTPILDLNNYINMGKFSVCAGGTMFKRDIIDNNNIRFIEGLKLAEDQIFILTIICSCKRLQRIPNMFYCYYLNENSATQKPKFIDICKSIIDLDTFKYRMRFQSYIDTMILKFIFVSLKQNNCNIMTLYRTLKKTKVNAAAIRVDFTRYWLLKKMWKHNLIIALLLIRLNDKLISLWNNIKK
- a CDS encoding glycosyltransferase — encoded protein: MNPTLSIIVPVYKVEKYIHKCISSILNQTFTDFELILIDDGSPDNCGAICDDYAKEDIRVIVIHQKNQGLSAARNAGLDIAKGKYITFVDSDDSISIDTYYDNMEILSKDISIDVLEYPYQKVYNNRIELVTDPVNHIYGYSKNFRYWALESNKGPNVWSKIFKRHIFENIRFPYGKVYEDLYILPEISERVHHLYVSDKGKYSYLIRKESISNGDYPLKREQPLEKQLDHYDAWLKVNEILKQRKTYSLKLINNFYRIISAFIFTEIDYPNYNYSIYENQFNHFKFKTRQIINSQLTLKQKIKLLLIKFIGIKKMIILNRLKNKTSYIK
- a CDS encoding sugar transporter, whose translation is MKESRLHKSILNARVNLIFYFITLALSFFSRKIFLGCLGADFVGLTSTIGNLLGFLNLAELGVGSAIGYVLYKPIYENSHNEINEIISVFGYIYRKIGLIILAVGLILGCFLPLIFAKTSFNLGLIYFAYFSFLASSLISYFINYRETLLGADQRNYVIVGYLQTSLVIKSLVQMCLAYYTKNYYYWVIIELAFGFLFSIVLNKKIDQTYPWLSTNIKKGKLLFKQYPEVMKYTKQLFVHKIATFVLSQTSPFLVFAFSSLKSVAFYSNYTLITDKISGLINNILGSTGAGVGNLVAEGDEKKIKKIFWELTSIRYFVAGTFIFSLYHLIEPFISLWLGNNYVMDKSILILILANSFIMQTRGTIDQYLYGYGLFSDVWAPLTEATLNLSIAIICGYFWGIEGVLMGPLVSMTLIVCIWKPCFLYSKGFKTSSWSYWLTLSKYFLIITSAWILSRIIFKSILTINPASSYKLWIIYALITTSIYSIISFIMMYTFTKGIRDFSYRMIKKIRR